The Zingiber officinale cultivar Zhangliang chromosome 2A, Zo_v1.1, whole genome shotgun sequence genomic sequence CAGATTCTGGGATTAGATTTGaaccattggaggcaccttcaacacctaTGGAAGGCCCCTTCCATGCCCTATATATGGCAATCTCGGCCAAGCTTCTTTCAACAAGTAATATACGAGCTACTGCGCGTCCATTTGAGGTTCCGACTGCTCCAACttcctgctacgactctgctgtGCCTGACGACTGCTCGAGGACTTCCGATCATGGCCGACAGACTGACACCGACACAAGAGCACTCTCACATCGATCCCTACTTGTTGgtaacaaaattttttgtacttaattactaaaAAAGGGAAGTGTAGCATGTTACACTTTGCCTAAAAAGGGGAAGTTAAACTGACGTATTTGCCAAATCtttccctgaaagtgaatttagtccTTTACGTCGACAGTTAGGGATGTGATTCATAGACTAGGCTTGCCACTTTCAAAACATTTTCCAAACAATTTGCTACTTCTAGGATAAATTTCTTACATttccttagactttcaaaattgatttttgcattAACCTAGGTCACATCCACATAaaacatgatcctatagatctaggacttgaacATCTGACAAACACACTAGGTTTACTTTGATTGTGTATTTACCAACTTAGAACAACGTGAGATATGTAGGCCCTTTACCTGGACTTAAGATTCTGATATTtgtgcatcaacacaagtttAGGTGAGAAATACCAAATTACaatgatcaagttaagtaatccatcTTAGTTAAATACTAACTAGACAcatatacttaacttgactaaccaagtgaacactgctgtCCTCTAATATCTAGTTAGTAACTACTAGTTAGACATGTAAGGGCAATTTCTAgatgattatatttttttcaaataatatcaGGTCCAAGGGGAGGATATTTGAAGAATAATTTCAACTACAAACCTATTTTTAAAACCTACCTCGCTTGCCTAAAAGTATCTTAAAGACCTTTCTAAGTTAAGAATTtcttgtattttaaaaatatttctaaattcttGTTTAGAATATTTTGAAACTACTTATGAAACTCTTATGAAAGTATATTTTTCAATAATAACTTAGAAAGATCTGAAAGGTTAGTATattcaaaatttcaaattttccATCCAAAATATatgttttgaaatctaacttgaaaggtattttgaaaaataaaatacaaatgttCTTAACACTATTTTAAACATACTTTGAAAGATGTCTTTGATAACACTTAAATAACTATTTTAGCATATTTAATATCCTGGACCTTAAAATTACTTTTGTAAAAGCTAACTTTCAAAATCTAGTATactccactacaagaaaaaaacctaacaacaacggtttttcaccgttgtcgtagcccatttagaactgttgttaaatgccatgttgttaaagggggtgcccaaagacaacagtttttaaccattgtctttgaaggcaaagacaatatttttacaacggtgaaaaactgttgtcttttccttcaaagacaacggtgaaactATCTACCTTTAAAaatagggtcttcaacaacagttttaaactatctacgacaacgatgaaaaaccgttgtcttttttaaataaaaaataaaaaaaattaatacacaatttgccaatattataaatcattcaaaatactaaatttcaaaataaaatttaatatacaattttctaacattcaaaaataatatctataacattctgaagaaatttcataagcaaccaacaatatgataacactattaaaacaaaggtagaacaatgtaacacgagattttctacttagatgtctgtgaagaggagggattgcagctcctagtgctccttaatttgttaaagtctcttcatttttttagcttgtcggcagtcttcccaatactcttgaggacacctatttgaataaagatatatattacaaattagaaactaaactgtacgcgtgattctaattgcattgcataaatgttacataaccataaaaaccatttgatatagtcatctaacagaagtacaaaaagcgttatctatgtaacataaatggtaacctcttgaaacaatatggtggctcttaaatttcttattaagcagaattttcattctatgtcactgcaaacaaagcttctattataaaccatgcaaacattatttttcccagtGATCAAGCAACATTAATTCTAAAAGGTACAATCTAATGCAAGCGTTCCCACACACTCCATATGATGCTAAGGAGTAAGTCATACATTAAATTCTAAAAGGGGCAATTAAAGAAAAGAATGtcttaaataaaaatgaatctAGAAAGTTACCATAGGCTTTGGATTAATACTTTAAGTTTACATTGATCATGAGCCAAATCATAAAAAGAGAAGTGGAGTGGCATGTTATATCAGTTGACTTTctaatctttaatttaagtttcaccatttaaagaaacaagtctatttcttcctcttggaATCTCAAGATCTATTACATCATCAAGCTGATGCATAGGATACCAATTTAGATGTTAACAGCTTATAAAGTATATTCCTCATTAAATTTGTGTCCTCACCTTAAGAAAATATGGAATATCCTATTTTAAAGTCATGAACACGTTAAGGTTTTCACCAACTATAGTAGGAATGGCTGCAGTAATTACCTGAAACAACATAAATCGTTAGTAGTGATCCTAATTAATGAAACAAAACaaatatgaaattaaacctaaggaacaaaagagcaaagcaagtattatctaatcctaattaatgaaaaacatcctatctatccattaGTAGTGATCTCAtagcgcattgtcactctacactaCAATTTCACCATTAACGGAaccaaactaaggaatgaaagagcaaagcattaaatgaacctaacctaagaaatgaaagacgatgcaaataagaaaacctagtctaacttaagctatgattgcaaggaaattaaagacaacataaagtaagcaactaaagaaattaagcatagagcgtaatctagagcattaaagaaatctaatcctaattgcaTACAATAAAAGGGCAACTATCACTAACATTTAACCAAACAAAGTattgaaagaaattaaggaaataaAAATCAGTTAACAAATGTGTATCTTGAAACTTTGTGAGCATGGAATCTCTTGATGCATTCACTTTTGTTGCAAAGTTAGTTTTGTAACCAAAGGCTGTTTAAGCTTGAACGAAAATAGATGGTTGGTTTATGCACTCATCTTCAATGAAGCTTGAACGAAAATAGATGGTTGGTTTATCCAACCCGCCTTCACATCTTCCCGATCGGCTGCCTGTGCCAACAACATACATCTAATTACCAAGGCTCACTAGATTCTTAATAAATTCAACATGAAATGTTCATAAGCTCATTTAGAATGAAATACCAACTTGTCAGGCATGATTCATGTTGTAATCTAACAAGAATTACCTTCTCAGGCATGTACCTAAATACCAACTTCTTTTGTCCTGGTTCATAAATATTGCATTGAGACAAGATCTGGAGCCAGAGAAAAAGGTCAGTCAGGTATTTTGAGTAGAACATAGACAAACAAGCGCTGCTTGTATAGTTTAAATTAAAAAGGACCTGTGCTTCTACACTGGCACAGACAACATATATGCTCCAGTTTCTTGTGTAATTGTTGTAAAGGTGAACTTTGCCAAATCTAAGTCGAGGTTGTCTCTGTCTTGTTCCATCAAAGAAGCAATGGTGAATGGTAACGCGAATACATCTATCGGTAACATGACTCTTGTCTACTACAATAAGCATTGTCTTGTCATGATTGGCGAAGCGACATCTGTTTAAACATGGAAATGAGAAGCATACAACAATTCTTGCAGTGATCACCACTAACTTTTTTATGCTAATCTATTGCAAGAACAAACCATATTGACAAGATTTCTTGATAAGGTTGCAGATTTTGCTAAAGAAATTTCAGAAAAGATTGCTACATTATGTTGTGATGGCTAGTAAAAGAAGGAAAGCAACTGCAAGTGTATCATAATATAGACCAAAAGAAACAGAAACTTCTACAAGGACAATTAATCTATAATCACACAGAAAATTAGTATATTACATCACCTTGAAACGGTGATATCAGTACTTTCGCGAGTGATATCAATTAGTCCATCATCATAATCTTGTAAGCTGCAGCGGTCTATCCAAATATGCCTCGACTTGGGCTTTATCTGAATACCATCGACATCATGCTCTCTGCCACCTTCAAATTCCATACCAGTAGCCCAGCCAGCAACACCAATGACATAGCCAAGCATCTGGCAGGAAATATGGAGGTAAAACAATGCAAGGTCTGCGGACTTGAATGTCTTCAGATATCTGGCAAATATTTGACCCAGTGGAAACAAAACACCCCAACTATCAACACAGAGAATTCCATGGGTCTGCAAAGTATGGAAATCACAATCAAATCGATGATCAAAGGTTTATAAACAACTAAAAATTAAGATTGTGAAAGACCTGTTTGATGCTTTGTTCGGAATCTGATGAAGGAACTTCACACAAAACGTCCAGCTCCTGAACTCCTAGAACCGATGAACAACAACCAAATACCGGCTGTGCTTGCTTCAACAACGGTGATGATGAACGAATCTTCCACCAAGGAACCCCCTCGGATGGAAGATGAACGGAAGTAATGGAGGTGCTGGAATGAACCGCTGCCAACCTCTGCCTCTACCGCCTGAACCCCAGTAGGATGAAGTGAAGAAGACCGCTATACGGTGAAGGATCTTGTCGGAGAACCCCTCCGACAAGGTGGATGCTCGTTGCTGCTGTCGTCGCTCGCTATTGCCGCCAAGAGA encodes the following:
- the LOC122043730 gene encoding putative pectate lyase 21, which produces MLGYVIGVAGWATGMEFEGGREHDVDGIQIKPKSRHIWIDRCSLQDYDDGLIDITRESTDITVSRCRFANHDKTMLIVVDKSHVTDRCIRVTIHHCFFDGTRQRQPRLRFGKVHLYNNYTRNWSIYVVCASVEAQILSQCNIYEPGQKKLVFRYMPEKAADREDVKAGWINQPSIFVQASLKMSA